ATTGGATTTTGCTTGTGGAACTGGTTTAATTAGCCAACACCTGTTCCCTTactgtaaacaaattgTTGGCATAGACGTTTCCCAAGACATGGTGGACgtttataatgaaaaatttagaaagaTGAACATTCCCAAAGAAAGAGCCTGTGCATATGTTTTAAGTTTGGATGATTTGGATGGCAACGGCGATGAACCATTTTCTACTGAATTTGATGCTGTTGTATGCTCCATGGCATATCATCATATCAAGGACCTACAGGAAGTGACTAATAAGCTTtctaaacttttaaaaccTAATGGTCGATTATTTGTCGCAGATTTAATAAAGGGGGGTGATACTTTTCATGGTAATTTGCATCCTGATGAAATAGCTAAGCTTGGCGTAGCTCATCATGGTGGATTTACTCCGCAAtcaattttgaatttattcaa
This region of Schizosaccharomyces pombe strain 972h- genome assembly, chromosome: II genomic DNA includes:
- a CDS encoding hexaprenyldihydroxybenzoate methyltransferase encodes the protein MSDIVYANVSHYNKIEASKYDNPSTLAISKVISSKILQFEDNSETSLRHDLPKYDQDRLLLTSDDDLTNVNNFWKKSGMSILDFACGTGLISQHLFPYCKQIVGIDVSQDMVDVYNEKFRKMNIPKERACAYVLSLDDLDGNGDEPFSTEFDAVVCSMAYHHIKDLQEVTNKLSKLLKPNGRLFVADLIKGGDTFHGNLHPDEIAKLGVAHHGGFTPQSILNLFKNASLSNAEVIGKAQANVWVDEAKYQRSTQSKDAKTLDLANGEKLYEVKLQLMVISGIKT